The DNA segment AGCTCCATTTTAATCAAAGGTTGCTGCGAAAATTAGTAACAGTTAGCAGGACCACTCAAGTGAAGCATCGATAACCATAATTTCTGGGGATATAAAGCTGTTCAACAAGATTAATGCATTTGTGAGGCtcagaaaaatcaaaaaaatcaGACGAGAATCTTTTGGGCGTTACTACATAAAAGATGCAGGACCACACATCCAGTTTTCTTATCAACCAGTCATCTTGACAACCCACTTTGAAGCCCACTTGGCCTTGCCATCACCATTGATGAACCTACATCATTCAAATTCTCAATGctctttaaaatcaatatatgcTTCAAGTCAAAAGGGATTGGAATTTTTGTTAGATAACAGCCTTTGCTATTCAggaacatatttttcttttctttttttattttttattttttattttattttattttatagaatgtTTACCCTCCTTGAATGTAAAATCCTCTGTTCTCTGATCAGATTTCAGCTTTGTAATTGGAATCAATAGATCTTGTATTCAATTCAATCCAAGTGTTTTTCTGGCCTCCTAAATTCTAAACCCTATCTGGGTTTTCCATTTTTGTGAAACATTAAATCACCGAGTCCGGGATCCAACACGATGGGATTGGATTCAATGTTAGAGACaaaaattagtaaaaacaaATCTTCAAAACCCTCAACAGTTGTGGCCATAGCTCAAGACCAAGATGGGAGTTAACAATTTAATAATGCTGATGAATGCTTCATTGACTGCTCTACCATACTAGACTTTGACTGCTGTCGTTTGTTGAAAGACATGAAGTTCCTCACATTCTTGAGTACGAAGAATCTTGGCCAAAAGTAATCAACAAAGGATGAGAAGGCCAGGATCATTTCACACTGAACTTTGCTCCGGCTACTTTGGTTAAACAAATTCATCCCAGAGAAACCTTGTGAAGATAGCAGCCTTGTTTTAGCTCTTTGAATAGAGTGAAAAACAGAACAGAAGTTGATCAAACCTGGCATGGGGGCCCCACATTAATAAAACCAACTTGTCCAAGCATCTGGTGACGCAGAGTATTTGGCAGCCTCAGAGGTAGAGACAGTCATCGCATCACAACCAATTTATGGGTCGATTACAAATTTAGAGacagaaaaatatattttcgttttaatgaaatcattcACCTCAGGATCGAACTGCAATTCTTAATACACATCAATGATTCTGGATGATTGAATTTTAGTGCATCCCCACCTGCAAAGTTACTGATACACCTGAAACCTTCTTACTCTACCCAATATAAGCTTTTACAGAAATaatcaatttataataaatttacatgGAGAAGTGAGGATCCTCAGCTAGTTTCACCTCCATGACCATGACTCATCAGCTCACCCAAAGTAATCATGGAAAACGGTTTTGACAATGGTGGCCACTGTGCCAACTCAGCCTTGTAAACAGTACCATATCCTCCAGTGACAATACACTGTTTTGAACTGAAATTGTCAGTCCCCTGTATGATGTGTTCATACAACAATTCCCCATCAAGGCCCCATATTGCAAATAgatcttcaacatcttcttcggtCGACTTGATGTTTCTCTTCCTCAATTgtttgaaaagaaaacaaatgccaataaaagcaaataagaTCAACAGAGTTCAAGATTATGCATCTTTCCAATTTTGTCGGGAATGCTATCCGCAAATCTATTCTCGCTCAAGCTCAAGGATGATAATTTCCAGAATCTTCCCAGCTGTTTGGGAATTGGAATGCTTAAGTTGTTTGATGCCAAGTCAAGGGTTTCAAGATAGGATAAGTTTCCCAATTCCAAAGGAATACTTCCTGAAAGATCGACTGTTGTTGCCTAGCAACAATTTGAACAATAAGGGCAACATACCCGATTCTTTTCGGATCTTCCCACTTAGATGATTGGTAGAGAGATCAAGTTGTTGCAGTCGAATTACTTTCCCAAGTTGAGGTGGTATAGCACCAGAAATATTATTGTTGGAGATGTTCAGGCTTGTGAGCATGTGGCACTGCCCCCATTTCTCAGAAAGCTCACCATAAAAATTGTTACTGCTTAGATCAATATAATTTAGGTTCAGGTATACACCAAAACTTTTAGCCATGTCTCCGATAAGTTGGTTTCTTTCAAGCTAATCTCTGAATAAGCTATGCAGTTTTTCAAGCTCTTTGGAATAGGACTGTTGAAATGGTTTCCAAAGGCAGAAAAGTTTTCAAGAACACTACCATGACATATCTCTTGTGGTAGTTAGCCAATGAAGTTATTCTCAACTGACTACAAAGATTTCAAATAAGTGATACTATTCATTTCTTGAGGAATGGCACCACTGAATCTGTTGTAATGAAGTACCAAAAAGGTTCAGCCGGACAAGTTTCCTATGGAAGCTGGTATTGAACCATTGAGATTGTTAAATGATAAGTGAAGATCATCAAGCAATCTCAACCATCCAATTTCTTGAGTGATGGAACCAAAAAGCTTGTTCTTAAAAAGAGGCAAAATGGTTAAGTTCCTCAAGTTATGCATGGAAAGAGGGATCAAGCCAATGAGATTCTTAGTTGACAATGCAAGAATATTAAGAGATTGCAACAATTCAATTTCTTAAGGGATGGAACTAAAAAGATCATTCTCAAAAAGATGCAAAGTGGCTAAGTTCCTCAAGTTTCCTATAGGTGGGGGATTGGACCAATGAGATTGTTAGCCGACAAATTAAGAACATTAAGAGATCTtaacaatccaatttcttggGGGATGGAACTAGAAAGCTCATTCTAAAAAAGATGCAAAGTATCTAAGTTCCTCAAGTTTCCTATAGGTGGAGGAATCAAACCAATGAGATTGTTAGCTGACAAATCAAGAACATTAAAAGATCTtaacaatccaatttcttgagAGATGGTTCCATAGAGGTAGTTGTTATAAAGATTAAGAGCACAGAGATTGGGGAGTGTTGTGAACTTGACATTGTGGAGTGTACCACTCAAACCACAATTGTCAAGGTCTAAATTGGAGATACTTCCTGACTCGTGACAAATCATTTTGGACTAATGATGGCAAGAATTGCATCTAGACTAAGAAAAGAGGAAAGACTGGGTTTGATCCTCAAGACTAGCCTTCCATTTTAGAAAAGCAAGTGCTTCCTAATTTTGTTCAATATTCAAAAGAGAAGTGGTAGGTGCAGAAGCAAATGTAAAAATGACATGGAATGATGGTATTGAATACa comes from the Vitis vinifera cultivar Pinot Noir 40024 chromosome 12, ASM3070453v1 genome and includes:
- the LOC100266370 gene encoding probable leucine-rich repeat receptor-like protein kinase At1g35710, whose product is MAKSFGVYLNLNYIDLSSNNFYGELSEKWGQCHMLTSLNISNNNISGAIPPQLGKVIRLQQLDLSTNHLSGKIRKESGMLPLLFKLLLGNNSRSFRKKRNIKSTEEDVEDLFAIWGLDGELLYEHIIQGTDNFSSKQCIVTGGYGTVYKAELAQWPPLSKPFSMITLGELMSHGHGGLINFCSVFHSIQRAKTRLLSSQGFSGMNLFNQSSRSKVQCEMILAFSSFVDYFWPRFFVLKNVRNFMSFNKRQQSKSSMLRKRKTKSPEADVEDLFAIWDHDGELLYEHIIQGIDNFSSKQCIDTGRYGTLYKTEMPIGRVVAVKKLHSSEDGDMADLKAFKSEIHTLTHIRHRNIIEFYGFSSFVENSFLVYEFMEKGSLRNILSNDEEAEKLDWMVRLNVVKGVAKALSYMHHDCSPPIIHQDISSNNVLLDSEYEAHVSDFSTTRFLKSDSSNWTSMAGTFG